A genomic segment from Lutzomyia longipalpis isolate SR_M1_2022 chromosome 3, ASM2433408v1 encodes:
- the LOC129792296 gene encoding tektin-1: MIPFRKFSHCQWKVNNHGKRIISEQQQELAERIISESDRLVDEIREKTQQNHGESNHRLEERITDIKFLKDELESYKAECCAEEEALKTYRMRVGKALAVFREKYLPICRKCLAIREQRVETDIVRDEVEKELQKELRVIEESLESLEKAHTDANEQIRRIRAAMYQVDKDLLLKATAQGIDEKCLEIKPTQLNLRVQQINPEKDAFNTTMESWQKITLDTIQKSSQEITKARSLRSFIDVLLRQVAEDIFSRTEATNVAFRKRIGEVKGTKERLEDVHRETLRQVNEIERNLGRLEHELVTKEGFIAACTMRLSERKKRPGTELCLDIPQETLLRELANLTLSCKQLEQMITDSKTTLRYLLNTQMQQEREINVKMNSLKVDEVDCMSLRQGLEFQSF, from the exons atgaTCCCATTCAGAAAATTCTCCCACTGCCAATGGAAAGTTAACAATCACGGCAAGAGAATCATCTCGGAGCAACAGCAGGAGCTAGCTGAACGAATAATCAGCGAATCTGATCGTCTTGTGGATGAGATTCGGGAGAAGACCCAGCAGAATCACGGGGAGAGTAACCACAGACTAGAAGAACGTATCACTGACATAAAATTCCTCAAGGATGAGCTTGAGAGCTATAAAGCTGAATGCTGTGCCGAAGAGGAAGCCCTCAAAACGTACAGGATGCGTGTGGGGAAGGCGCTGGCGGTCTTCCGGGAGAAATACCTACCAATTTGCCGGAAGTGCTTGGCAATCCGGGAACAACGTGTGGAAACGGATATTGTGCGGGATGAAGTTGAGAAGGAACTGCAGAAGGAGTTGAGAGTCATTGAGGAGTCCCTGGAATCGCTGGAGAAAGCCCACACAGAT gcCAACGAGCAAATCCGTCGTATTCGTGCAGCAATGTACCAAGTGGACAAGGATCTCCTCCTGAAGGCCACAGCTCAGGGTATCGATGAGAAATGCCTCGAAATTAAGCCAACGCAGCTCAATCTTCGTGTTCAGCAAATAAATCCAGAGAAGGATGCTTT CAACACCACAATGGAGTCCTGGCAGAAGATCACACTGGATACAATTCAGAAATCATCTCAGGAGATCACTAAAGCACGATCTCTGCGCTCCTTCATTGATGTTCTCCTGCGTCAGGTGGCTGAGGATATTTTTTCCCGGACAGAGGCAACAAATGTGGCCTTCCGGAAGCGCATTGGTGAAGTTAAGGGCACCAAGGAACGTCTGGAGGACGTCCACAGGGAAACACTACGACAGGTGAATGAAATTGAGCGAAATTTGGGACGCTTGGAGCATGAGCTCGTCACAAAGGAGGGCTTCATTGCGGCCTGTACGATGCGTCTGAGTGAACGGAAGAAGCGTCCTGGGACAGAGCTTTGCCTGGACATTCCGCAGGAGACGCTGCTGCGTGAATTGGCGAACTTAACACTGAGCTGCAAACAACTCGAGCAGATGATCACGGACTCAAAGACAACGCTGCGGTACTTGCTGAACACGCAGATGCAGCAGGAGCGTGAGATTAATGTGAAGATGAACTCCTTGAAGGTGGATGAAGTTGATTGCATGTCCCTGCGGCAGGGTCTGGAGTTTCAATCTTTCTAA
- the LOC129792573 gene encoding E3 ubiquitin-protein ligase Bre1, with amino-acid sequence MSKRSAEDSAGVSGAQPPIKKVHFEPHLIGPISTLEEMDIKVLQFQNKKLAQRIEQRVRCEAELRQRIEQLEKRQTQDDAVLNVVNRYWNQLNEDIRVLLQRFDAETADESENKNENEVTTSFLTQLSTWDKEELDDKLANRVQVSKRAVAKIVQVIDRLMQRNEKLAVALKGGSGEDDEAPAPDIDEALRESQVAIMEENRQLQNFNTSLHEKYHTISLKMSELQDTLTAKETEAAELRNQIDDLQYELEKVRCRNDKLENHLAEAIEKLKTYHQMHGDATKTVTVKANPTTSVATQHLEDMAKELEEFRELATNRLQELDKLHQTHRETLKEVEKLKMDIRQLPESVIVETTEYKCLQSQFSVLYNESMQIKTMLDETRNQLHTSKNQHLRQIEMMESEELMAQKKMRSEMIQMEDVLAQIRKEYEMLRIEFEQNMAANEQTAPINREMRHLITSLQNHNGQLKGEVHRYKRKYKDAAAENAKLRKDIEEANAKANGAQNRAAAPAEGEVKPEGASQGVKEETSSDGSASVKEEVTTGVAKAESDENEEDADNKDGIKKEPGTPGAVKQEKAAPAATGEKKDCPSAATVVVKTEKDQKEAQRIKELKIAESEMMRDLKAQLKKALNDQKEMKLLLDMYKGVSKEQRDKVQLMAIEKKNRSEIEELKQQLKKLQESKREDRKKLADEDALRKIKQLEEQKYELQKQVANQKPADGSWPGHYSRGFVGSHEEEALLNEMEVTGQAFEDMQEQNSRLIQQLREKDDANFKLMSDRIKANQMHKLLREEKQILEEQVATRDTQIEAMHIVLRKLEEKERILQNTVTTIEKELVLRQQAMEMHKRKAIESAQSAADLKLHLEKYHAQMKEAQQVVAEKTSSLEAEAYKTKRLQEELAQFKRKAERMKKIEMTGTTIDEVMLEEIREYKETLTCPSCKVKRKDAVLSKCFHVFCYDCLRTRYETRQRKCPKCNCAFGANDYHRLYLST; translated from the exons ATGTCGAAGAGAAGTGCAGAAGATTCCGCGGGGGTTTCTGGGGCACAGCCACCAATAAAGAAGGTTCACTTTGAGCCCCATCTCATTGGCCCCATTTCCACCCTCGAAGAGATGGACATCAAGGTGCTGCAGTTCCAGAATAAGAAATTAGCCCAG CGCATTGAGCAGCGTGTCCGGTGTGAGGCAGAGCTCCGGCAGCGAATTGAGCAGCTCGAGAAGCGTCAAACACAGGACGATGCCGTCCTCAATGTTGTCAATCGCTACTGGAATCAGCTCAATGAGGACATTCGTGTCCTCCTGCAGCGTTTCGATGCCGAAACAGCCGATGAATCGGAGAATAAGAATGAGAATGAAGTGACAACGTCCTTCCTCACGCAACTCTCCACGTGGGACAAGGAGGAGCTGGATGATAAGCTGGCCAATCGCGTGCAGGTGTCAAAGCGCGCTGTAGCAAAGATTGTTCAGGTTATTGATCGCCTAATGCAGCGCAATGAGAAGCTCGCTGTGGCGCTGAAAGGTGGTTCCGGGGAGGATGATGAGGCTCCAGCGCCGGACATTGATGAAGCCCTCCGGGAGTCTCAGGTGGCCATCATGGAGGAGAATAGGCAGCTGCAGAATTTCAATACTTCCCTCCATGAGAAGTATCACACAATCTCCCTGAAGATGTCTGAGCTGCAGGACACGCTGACGGCCAAGGAGACGGAAGCGGCTGAGCTGAGGAATCAAATTGATGATTTGCAGTATGAGCTGGAGAAGGTGCGTTGTCGCAATGATAAGCTTGAGAATCATCTCGCGGAAGCCATTGAGAAGCTCAAGACGTACCATCAAATGCACGGGGATGCCACAAAGACGGTCACAG TGAAAGCCAATCCGACGACCAGCGTGGCGACGCAGCATCTCGAAGATATGGCAAAAGAACTTGAAGAGTTCCGTGAATTGGCCACAAATCGCCTCCAGGAGCTCGATAAACTCCACCAAACGCACCGAGAAACCCTCAAAGAagtggaaaagctcaaaatggaC ATCCGTCAACTTCCGGAATCGGTAATTGTGGAGACAACGGAATACAAATGCCTCCAGTCGCAATTCTCAGTGCTCTACAACGAATCCATGCAGATCAAGACAATGCTCGATGAGACACGAAATCAGCTGCACACGAGTAAGAATCAGCACTTGAGGCAGATTGAGATGATGGAGAGTGAGGAATTGATGGCGCAGAAGAAGATGCGCAGTGAAATGATTCAGATGGAAGACGTCTTGGCGCAGATTCGCAAAGAGTACGAAATGCTGAGGATTGAATTTGAGCAGAATATGGCGGCAAATGAGCAGACGGCACCGATTAATCGGGAGATGCGACACCTCATTACGTCGCTACAGAATCACAATGGGCAGCTGAAGGGTGAGGTGCACAGGTACAAGAGGAAGTACAAGGATGCAGCGgcggaaaatgcaaaattgaggAAGGACATTGAAGAGGCAAATGCAAAGGCCAATGGAGCACAAAATCGAGCAGCAGCTCCAGCAGAGGGAGAAGTGAAGCCAGAAGGTGCAAGCCAGGGAGTCAAGGAGGAGACTTCATCTGATGGATCAGCAAGTGTGAAGGAAGAAGTGACAACGGGAGTTGCAAAAG CTGAATCCGATGAGAATGAAGAAGATGCCGACAATAAGGACGGTATCAAGAAGGAACCAGGAACTCCTGGTGCTGTAAAGCAAGAAAAGGCAGCTCCTGCTGCAACGGGAGAGAAGAAGGATTGTCCCAGTGCGGCAACAGTTGTGGTCAAGACGGAGAAAGATCAGAAAGAGGCTCAACGTATTAAGGAGCTGAAGATTGCTGAATCAGAAATGATGAGAGATCTAAAAGCTCAATTAAA GAAAGCCCTTAATGATCAGAAAGAGATGAAACTACTTCTTGATATGTATAAAGGAGTCTCAAAGGAGCAACGGGATAAAGTTCAATTGATGgcaattgaaaagaagaatcgTTCAGAGATTGAAGAGTTAAAGCAACAATTAAAGAAGCTTCAG GAAAGTAAAAGGGAGGACAGGAAGAAATTAGCAGATGAAGATGCTCTGCGGAAGATTAAGCAGTTAGAAGAACAAAAATACGAACTACAGAAACAAGTTGCTAATCAAAAGCCAGCGGATGGTTCGTGGCCAGGACACTACAGTCGTGGTTTTGTTGGATCTCAC GAGGAGGAGGCACTCTTGAATGAAATGGAAGTAACGGGGCAAGCATTTGAGGATATGCAAGAGCAGAATTCGCGATTAATTCAGCAATTACGTGAGAAGGATGATGCAAATTTTAAGCTGATGTCAGATCGCATAAAGGCCAATCAGATGCACAAACTCCTGCGGGAGGAGAAGCAAATTCTCGAGGAGCAAGTTGCAACGCGTGATACGCAAATTGAGGCGATGCACATTGTGCTGCGGAAGTTGGAGGAGAAGGAGCGTATCCTGCAGAATACGGTGACGACGATTGAGAAGGAGTTGGTGCTGCGTCAGCAGGCGATGGAGATGCACAAGCGCAAGGCAATTGAGTCGGCACAGTCGGCGGCGGATTTGAAGTTGCATCTGGAGAAGTATCATGCACAGATGAAGGAGGCACAGCAGGTGGTGGCGGAGAAGACGAGCTCACTGGAGGCGGAGGCGTACAAGACGAAGCGTCTGCAGGAGGAGTTGGCACAGTTCAAGCGGAAGGCGGAGCGGATGAAGAAGATTGAGATGACAGGCACGACAATTGATGAGGTGATGCTGGAGGAGATTCGGGAGTACAAGGAGACACTCACGTGTCCCTCGTGCAAGGTTAAGCGGAAGGATGCCGTGCTGTCTAAGTGCTTCCATGTCTTCTGCTACGACTGCCTACGAACGCGCTATGAGACACGTCAGCGCAAGTGTCCCAAATGCAATTGCGCCTTCGGGGCGAATGACTACCATCGACTCTACCTCTCAACATAA